The following are from one region of the Bradyrhizobium septentrionale genome:
- a CDS encoding HNH endonuclease produces MNAHVSQGGWPVLVLNADFRPLSYYPLSLWSWQDAIKAVFLDRVNIVEYYDRAVRSPSFEIQLPSVVSLKSFVKPTTHPAFTRFNVFLRDRFSCQYCLSADDLTFDHIIPRSKGGQTTWENVVAACSPCNLRKGNLTPQQARMFPKQTPFAPTVHQLHRNGRLFPPNYLHESWLDYLYWDTELDP; encoded by the coding sequence TTGAACGCACATGTCTCGCAAGGCGGTTGGCCGGTGCTGGTCTTGAATGCGGACTTCCGGCCGCTGAGTTACTACCCGCTGTCGCTCTGGTCCTGGCAGGACGCGATCAAGGCGGTGTTCCTCGATCGTGTCAACATCGTCGAATATTACGACCGCGCGGTACGAAGTCCTTCCTTCGAAATCCAGCTGCCGAGCGTCGTATCCCTGAAATCCTTCGTCAAGCCGACCACCCACCCCGCCTTCACCCGGTTCAACGTTTTCCTTCGCGACCGATTCAGCTGCCAATATTGCCTGTCGGCCGACGACCTCACCTTCGATCACATCATTCCGCGCAGCAAGGGTGGCCAGACCACCTGGGAGAACGTCGTCGCCGCCTGCTCGCCCTGCAATCTGCGCAAGGGCAATCTGACGCCGCAGCAGGCCAGGATGTTTCCGAAGCAGACGCCCTTCGCCCCCACCGTGCATCAGCTGCACCGCAACGGCCGGCTGTTCCCGCCGAACTATCTGCACGAGAGCTGGCTCGATTATCTCTACTGGGATACTGAGCTCGATCCGTAG
- a CDS encoding flavin-containing monooxygenase, with protein sequence MLDKTDDISVAADNWLVQFEDALASPEDVLLKPLFHPDSYWRDVLALSWNIQTVNRAFAILEEMPAHARRSTPSNFRIDAERGAPRRVMRAGTQAIEAIFKFETAVGRGHGIVRLVPDAADDGRLKAWTLLTALEELKGFEEQQGTTRPRGQAYSRDFRGPNWLDLRKAAAEYADHDPDVLVVGGGQAGLAIAARLQQLRIDALIVDREARVGDNWRKRYHALTLHNQVQVNHLPYMPFPPNWPTYIPKDKLANWFESYVDAMELNFWTGTEFVGGSYDDAQGRWTIELRRADGTTRKMQPRHVVMATGVSGIPSVPDIPGLKNFAGKVLHSSGYEDGEHWAGKRALVIGTGNSGHDIAQDLHSSGAEVTLVQRSSTLVTNIEPSAQLAYAAYNEGSLEDNDLIATSMPLTLAKRSHVLITEQSKELDKPLLDGLARKGFKLDFGEGGTGWQFKYLTRGGGYYFNVGCSDLVAGGAVALKQFSDIETFVSEGARLKTGETVAADLIVLATGYRPQEELVKRLFGEAMAVRVGPIWGFGDGQELRNMYTRTPQPGLWFIAGSLAQCRINSRPLALQIKAIEEGLLPRDAGPVVKLA encoded by the coding sequence ATGCTCGACAAGACGGACGATATTTCGGTCGCCGCCGACAATTGGCTTGTGCAGTTCGAGGATGCGCTGGCGAGCCCCGAAGATGTGCTGCTGAAGCCGCTGTTCCATCCCGACAGCTATTGGCGCGACGTGCTGGCGCTGAGCTGGAACATCCAGACCGTCAACCGCGCCTTCGCGATCCTCGAGGAGATGCCCGCGCATGCCCGCCGCAGCACGCCGAGCAATTTCCGCATCGATGCCGAGCGCGGCGCGCCACGCCGGGTGATGCGCGCCGGCACCCAGGCGATCGAGGCGATCTTCAAGTTCGAGACGGCGGTTGGCCGCGGCCACGGCATCGTGCGGCTGGTCCCCGATGCGGCCGATGACGGTCGGTTGAAGGCCTGGACGCTGCTGACCGCGCTGGAGGAATTGAAGGGTTTTGAAGAACAGCAGGGAACCACAAGGCCGCGTGGACAAGCCTATTCCCGCGACTTCCGCGGACCCAACTGGCTCGACCTGCGCAAGGCAGCGGCCGAATATGCCGACCACGACCCCGATGTGCTGGTGGTCGGCGGCGGACAGGCCGGGCTTGCGATCGCCGCGCGGCTGCAACAGCTCAGGATCGACGCGCTGATCGTCGACCGCGAAGCGCGCGTCGGCGACAATTGGCGCAAGCGCTATCACGCACTCACCCTGCACAACCAGGTGCAGGTCAATCATCTGCCCTACATGCCGTTCCCGCCGAACTGGCCGACCTACATCCCGAAGGACAAGCTCGCCAACTGGTTCGAATCCTATGTCGACGCCATGGAGCTGAACTTCTGGACCGGCACGGAGTTTGTCGGCGGCAGCTATGACGACGCGCAGGGACGCTGGACCATCGAGCTGCGCCGCGCCGACGGCACGACACGGAAAATGCAGCCGCGCCATGTCGTGATGGCGACCGGCGTCAGCGGCATTCCCAGCGTGCCCGACATCCCGGGCCTGAAGAACTTTGCCGGCAAGGTGCTGCATTCCAGCGGCTACGAGGACGGCGAACACTGGGCCGGCAAGCGGGCGCTGGTGATCGGCACCGGCAACAGCGGTCACGACATCGCGCAGGACCTGCACTCCTCCGGCGCCGAGGTCACGCTGGTGCAGCGCTCCTCGACGCTGGTCACCAATATCGAGCCGTCGGCGCAGCTTGCCTATGCCGCCTACAATGAAGGCTCGCTCGAGGACAATGATCTGATCGCGACCTCGATGCCGCTCACGCTCGCCAAGCGCAGCCATGTGCTGATAACCGAGCAGTCGAAGGAGCTCGACAAGCCGCTGCTCGACGGCCTCGCGCGCAAGGGCTTCAAGCTCGATTTCGGCGAGGGCGGCACCGGCTGGCAGTTCAAGTACCTGACGCGGGGCGGCGGCTATTATTTCAACGTCGGCTGCTCCGATCTCGTCGCGGGCGGCGCCGTCGCTCTGAAGCAGTTTTCCGACATCGAGACCTTCGTAAGCGAAGGCGCGCGGCTGAAGACCGGCGAGACGGTTGCGGCCGACCTCATCGTGCTCGCGACCGGCTACCGGCCGCAGGAAGAGCTGGTGAAGAGACTGTTCGGTGAAGCCATGGCTGTGCGCGTCGGCCCGATCTGGGGCTTTGGCGACGGCCAGGAGCTGCGCAACATGTACACCCGCACGCCACAGCCGGGCCTGTGGTTCATCGCCGGCAGCCTCGCGCAATGCCGCATCAACTCGCGCCCCCTCGCGCTGCAGATCAAGGCGATCGAGGAAGGCCTGTTGCCGCGCGATGCCGGGCCGGTGGTGAAGCTGGCATAA
- a CDS encoding HlyD family secretion protein → MKGNFAWLGRVALTAIALVAAFAVARALWVYYMESPWTRDGKVRADVVQVAPDVSGFVTDVLVKDNQPVHRGDILFRIDRARFALALQQADAAVAGHRATLDQADADLKRYSALTTDAVSQQKQEQVLATQLEAKAAYDQAVADRAVAQLNLDRSEVHASVNGTITNMDLRPGAYVSAGKGVMALVDTDTLHVEGYFEETKLARIRVGDKAQVRLMGEPVRLTGLVESIAAGIADRDRTEGANLLANVNPTFSWVRLAQRVPVRIALDHLPDRIALVAGRSATVEIMD, encoded by the coding sequence ATGAAGGGGAATTTTGCCTGGCTTGGCCGGGTCGCGCTGACCGCGATCGCGCTCGTTGCCGCGTTCGCCGTCGCTCGCGCGCTGTGGGTCTACTACATGGAGTCGCCGTGGACGCGTGACGGCAAGGTCCGCGCCGACGTGGTTCAGGTCGCTCCCGACGTCTCCGGCTTCGTCACCGACGTGCTGGTCAAGGACAATCAACCGGTGCATCGCGGCGATATCCTGTTCCGGATCGATCGCGCACGCTTTGCGCTGGCGTTGCAGCAGGCTGATGCGGCGGTCGCCGGCCATCGCGCGACGCTGGATCAGGCCGACGCCGACCTCAAACGCTACAGCGCGCTGACCACCGATGCGGTGTCGCAGCAGAAGCAGGAGCAGGTGCTGGCCACGCAGCTCGAGGCCAAGGCCGCCTACGATCAGGCGGTAGCCGATCGCGCGGTCGCGCAGCTCAATCTGGATCGCAGCGAGGTGCACGCATCAGTGAACGGCACCATCACCAATATGGATCTGCGGCCCGGCGCCTATGTCAGCGCCGGCAAGGGCGTGATGGCGCTGGTCGACACCGATACGCTGCATGTCGAAGGCTATTTCGAGGAGACCAAGCTCGCGCGCATTCGCGTCGGCGACAAGGCGCAGGTCCGGTTGATGGGCGAGCCGGTCCGGCTCACCGGACTTGTCGAGAGCATTGCGGCCGGCATCGCGGACCGCGACCGCACGGAAGGCGCGAACCTGCTCGCAAACGTCAATCCGACCTTCAGCTGGGTTCGGCTCGCGCAACGCGTTCCCGTGCGCATCGCGCTCGATCACCTGCCGGATCGCATCGCGCTGGTCGCCGGCCGTTCGGCGACGGTCGAGATCATGGACTAG
- a CDS encoding FUSC family protein: MRAEEPFLVRHADLIFALKTFAASMLALVIALAIDLPRPYWAMATVYITSQPLAGATSSKAFFRVIGTLVGASMTVALVPNLVNAPELLCLAIALWVGLCLYLSLLDGTPRSYIFMLGGYTVALIGFPSVADPGSIFDVALARVEEISLGIVCASLVSTVVLPRSVAPAVGGRVRNWLSDARRLSRDVLLDRGTSETRRAQRLRLATDIVEIDTLSTHLAYDRLADAGTVRGLGEVRLRMLMLLPIITSIEDRLAALGEAALQRQPELRHLIGDLAAWIVDEERQRQSGKEIRAAIAERQSALDGVAPRERIITISLLLRLRELIDISADCRALGDAITAARDISTVPLSFRPESGAAPVRHRDHGMALWSAAGAAVAILICCGLWIATGWPDGASAPMMAAVACSFFAAQDEPARSIRAFGLFSLVAIVVVAIYQFALVPGITHVEVLIAALAPTFLLYGFLIARPKTAPIGSALAVNTATLLALQSTYSADFASFANSSVAFFLGIVIAEIVTRIARGVGAEWIARRLTTSSWQTLAVAAERPGHGDRAQFAGLMLHRLGLLAQRIAFISESDRRDADSLVQLRIGLNIIDLRRARYGLAAMTVRAIDDMLDDLAAAFRAHADEAMPTELLSRIDAALTAVVTDPNERARDDALLGLVGIRRGLFPDAPAYRSQPEESFAA; this comes from the coding sequence ATGCGCGCGGAAGAGCCGTTCCTGGTCCGCCATGCGGACCTGATCTTCGCTTTGAAGACGTTCGCCGCGTCGATGCTGGCGCTTGTCATCGCACTGGCGATCGATCTGCCGCGGCCCTATTGGGCGATGGCGACGGTCTATATCACGTCACAACCGCTCGCCGGCGCGACCAGCTCGAAGGCGTTCTTCCGCGTGATCGGCACCCTGGTCGGCGCGAGCATGACGGTCGCCTTGGTGCCGAACCTGGTCAACGCGCCGGAGCTGCTGTGCCTTGCGATCGCGCTCTGGGTCGGACTCTGCCTTTATCTGTCGCTGCTCGACGGCACGCCGCGCAGCTATATCTTCATGCTGGGCGGATATACCGTCGCACTGATCGGCTTTCCGTCGGTGGCCGACCCGGGCAGCATCTTCGACGTGGCGCTGGCGCGGGTCGAGGAGATCTCGCTCGGCATCGTCTGTGCGAGCCTGGTGTCGACCGTGGTGCTTCCCCGCAGCGTCGCGCCTGCGGTCGGCGGCCGCGTCAGGAACTGGCTGTCGGATGCGCGCCGTCTATCTCGCGACGTGCTGCTTGATCGCGGGACCAGCGAGACACGCCGGGCCCAGCGCCTCCGCCTTGCAACCGACATCGTCGAGATCGATACGCTCTCGACCCATCTCGCCTATGACCGGCTGGCCGACGCCGGCACCGTCCGTGGCCTCGGTGAGGTCCGGCTGCGCATGCTGATGCTGTTGCCGATCATCACGTCGATCGAAGACCGGCTTGCCGCACTCGGCGAGGCGGCGCTGCAAAGGCAGCCGGAGCTCCGGCACCTGATCGGCGATCTCGCCGCATGGATCGTGGACGAGGAACGCCAGCGGCAATCCGGCAAGGAAATCCGCGCTGCAATCGCTGAGCGGCAATCTGCGCTCGACGGCGTCGCGCCGCGGGAGCGCATCATCACGATCAGCCTGCTGCTCCGGCTGCGCGAGCTCATCGACATCTCAGCCGACTGCCGCGCGCTGGGCGATGCGATTACCGCAGCCCGGGATATCTCCACCGTCCCGCTATCGTTCCGCCCGGAATCGGGGGCCGCGCCGGTCCGCCATCGGGATCACGGCATGGCGCTGTGGTCGGCCGCGGGCGCGGCCGTGGCGATCCTGATCTGCTGCGGCCTGTGGATCGCAACCGGCTGGCCCGATGGCGCTTCGGCGCCGATGATGGCGGCGGTCGCCTGCTCCTTCTTCGCCGCGCAGGATGAGCCGGCGCGGAGCATCCGGGCCTTCGGCCTGTTTTCGCTGGTCGCGATCGTCGTGGTCGCGATCTATCAGTTCGCGCTGGTGCCGGGTATCACCCATGTCGAGGTCCTGATCGCCGCGCTGGCGCCGACCTTCCTCCTGTATGGTTTCCTGATCGCTCGGCCGAAAACCGCGCCGATCGGCTCGGCTCTCGCTGTCAACACCGCAACGCTGCTCGCGCTGCAATCGACCTACAGCGCGGATTTTGCCAGTTTTGCCAACTCGTCCGTCGCCTTCTTCCTCGGTATCGTGATTGCCGAGATCGTGACGCGGATCGCGCGCGGCGTCGGCGCCGAATGGATCGCCAGGCGGCTGACGACGTCGAGCTGGCAGACGCTGGCGGTCGCGGCCGAGCGGCCTGGCCACGGCGATCGCGCGCAGTTTGCCGGCCTGATGCTGCATCGGCTCGGATTGTTGGCCCAGCGCATCGCCTTCATCTCCGAAAGCGACCGCCGCGATGCCGACAGCCTGGTCCAGCTGCGCATCGGGCTCAACATCATCGATCTCAGGCGCGCCCGTTACGGCCTCGCCGCGATGACCGTGCGTGCCATCGACGACATGCTGGACGACCTCGCGGCGGCGTTTCGCGCCCATGCGGACGAGGCAATGCCGACCGAACTGCTGTCACGCATCGATGCGGCGCTGACCGCGGTCGTCACGGATCCCAATGAGCGCGCGCGGGACGATGCGTTACTTGGCCTCGTCGGCATCCGCCGCGGCCTGTTTCCGGATGCACCCGCGTATCGATCGCAGCCCGAGGAGAGTTTTGCTGCATGA
- a CDS encoding MarR family winged helix-turn-helix transcriptional regulator: MAPSQAHIHAEIGLLITRLGRIWRRESDQALSDHGLSDATAIPLLVLSRQGENVRQGVLADELGIEGPSLVRLIDLLASEGLVERREDPTDRRAKTLHLTASGQAKAADINRIMRRVRASLLKDIDSEKLAITFETLQRIEQRASRLQDAKTAAEAK; this comes from the coding sequence ATGGCTCCGTCGCAAGCTCATATCCACGCCGAAATCGGGCTCCTGATCACCCGACTTGGGCGGATCTGGCGCCGCGAGTCGGATCAGGCGCTGTCCGATCATGGCCTGTCGGACGCGACTGCGATTCCGCTGCTGGTGCTGTCGCGGCAGGGAGAAAACGTCCGGCAAGGCGTGCTCGCCGACGAATTGGGTATCGAGGGGCCTTCGCTGGTGCGGCTGATCGATCTGCTCGCGAGCGAGGGCTTGGTGGAGCGCCGCGAGGATCCCACCGATCGCCGTGCCAAGACACTGCATCTCACCGCAAGCGGCCAAGCCAAGGCCGCGGACATCAACCGTATCATGCGCCGCGTGCGGGCCAGCCTGCTGAAGGATATCGACAGCGAGAAACTTGCGATAACCTTCGAGACGCTCCAGCGCATCGAACAGCGTGCGAGCCGCCTGCAGGACGCGAAGACTGCCGCAGAGGCGAAATAG
- a CDS encoding DUF1656 domain-containing protein: protein MRYELDIYGVLVPALLLWLIVAYALSVIVSRIMQRFGLYRLVWHRALFNFALYVCLLGVVVYLSEFLP from the coding sequence ATGAGATATGAGCTCGACATCTACGGTGTCCTGGTCCCGGCGCTGCTGCTGTGGCTGATCGTGGCCTATGCGCTGAGCGTCATCGTGAGCCGGATCATGCAGCGCTTTGGGCTCTACCGGCTGGTGTGGCACCGCGCGCTGTTCAATTTCGCACTGTATGTCTGCCTGCTCGGCGTTGTCGTCTATCTCTCGGAGTTTCTGCCATGA
- a CDS encoding chloride channel protein — protein MTTTSSYLEAPRRLRAFVRAHETSLVVLAVLIGAIGGLVVAVMSSLVTVLHSVLFNLPLGDRLSSQPSIDSLRALLVPSIGGLLLGIAFLLLLRVRPAREIDPIEANALYGGRMSFRGSVIVALQTIWSSGIGGSVGLEAGYTQLSSGLAASLGRGFHLRRNDQRIMVGCGAAAAIAGAFSAPLAGAFYAFELVIGGYTPASLTPVGVAAVTGYFVAHAFEPLPLGVGVGTVGAVLGRDLAIAALLGMVAALTGIAIMRGVTLCEALLAKTRLWPPLRPALGGLAVGAMALLTPQVMSSGHGALRFAGIVAMPLAFIAGVFALKAVASIVSLGSGFRGGLFFATLFMGALGGRLFAAGVDIVWPGLNLDPSAYAVIGMSALSASVIGGPLTMSFIALESTGDLWLTTAVLLAVIISTTITRELFGYSFATWRLHLRGETIRSAADIGWIRDLTVGKMMRRDMITVDAAMPIEAFREEFPPGSKTQVVAVDGEGRYAGLALVAEAHAPDLEADKGLAGILRYADVMLHPGMNVQEAIAVFDAAEAESLAVVEGDGDRRPIGLLTEAHAMRRYAEESELRRREVIGEI, from the coding sequence ATGACCACGACGTCAAGCTATCTCGAGGCGCCGCGCCGGTTGCGCGCATTCGTGCGCGCGCACGAGACGAGCCTCGTGGTGCTGGCGGTATTGATCGGTGCGATTGGCGGCCTCGTGGTGGCGGTCATGAGCAGCCTGGTCACGGTGCTGCATTCGGTGCTGTTCAATTTGCCGCTGGGCGACCGGTTGTCGAGCCAGCCCAGCATCGATTCGCTGCGCGCGCTGCTGGTTCCCTCAATCGGCGGCCTGCTGCTCGGTATTGCCTTTCTTCTGCTGCTCCGGGTTCGGCCGGCCCGCGAGATCGATCCGATCGAGGCCAACGCGCTCTATGGCGGGCGGATGTCGTTCCGTGGCAGCGTGATCGTGGCGCTGCAGACGATCTGGTCGAGCGGCATCGGCGGCTCGGTGGGGCTCGAGGCCGGCTATACCCAATTGTCCAGCGGCCTGGCCGCCTCGCTCGGGCGCGGCTTCCACCTCCGCCGCAACGACCAGCGAATCATGGTCGGCTGCGGCGCTGCGGCGGCGATCGCCGGCGCCTTCAGCGCCCCGCTCGCCGGCGCGTTCTACGCTTTCGAACTTGTGATCGGCGGCTATACCCCGGCGAGCCTGACCCCGGTCGGCGTCGCGGCGGTGACCGGCTACTTCGTCGCCCATGCCTTCGAGCCGCTGCCGCTCGGTGTCGGCGTCGGAACCGTCGGCGCTGTGCTCGGACGGGACCTCGCAATTGCCGCGCTGCTCGGCATGGTCGCGGCCCTGACCGGGATTGCGATCATGCGCGGCGTGACGCTGTGCGAGGCGCTGCTCGCCAAGACGAGGCTTTGGCCGCCGCTGCGGCCGGCGCTCGGCGGGCTCGCCGTCGGCGCGATGGCGCTGCTGACGCCGCAGGTGATGTCGTCGGGCCACGGCGCGCTGCGCTTCGCCGGCATCGTGGCGATGCCGCTTGCCTTCATCGCCGGCGTGTTCGCGCTGAAGGCGGTGGCCTCGATCGTCTCGCTCGGCTCGGGCTTCCGCGGTGGATTGTTCTTCGCCACGCTGTTCATGGGTGCGCTCGGCGGCCGGCTGTTCGCGGCCGGCGTCGACATCGTGTGGCCGGGGCTGAATCTCGATCCCAGCGCCTATGCGGTGATCGGCATGAGCGCGCTGTCGGCCTCGGTGATCGGCGGTCCGCTGACGATGTCGTTCATCGCGCTGGAATCCACCGGTGACCTCTGGCTCACCACTGCGGTGCTGCTCGCCGTCATTATCTCGACCACGATCACGCGCGAGCTGTTCGGCTATTCGTTCGCGACCTGGCGGCTGCATCTGCGCGGCGAGACCATCCGCAGCGCCGCCGATATCGGCTGGATCCGCGATCTGACGGTCGGCAAGATGATGCGGCGGGACATGATAACGGTGGACGCCGCGATGCCGATCGAGGCGTTCCGCGAGGAATTTCCGCCGGGGTCGAAGACCCAGGTCGTCGCGGTCGACGGCGAGGGACGTTATGCAGGCCTTGCGCTGGTCGCGGAAGCGCATGCGCCCGATCTCGAGGCCGACAAGGGGCTTGCCGGCATTCTGCGCTACGCCGACGTGATGCTGCATCCCGGCATGAACGTCCAGGAAGCGATCGCGGTGTTCGACGCGGCCGAAGCGGAATCGCTCGCGGTGGTCGAGGGCGACGGCGACCGGCGGCCGATCGGCCTGCTCACCGAAGCGCACGCGATGCGGCGCTATGCGGAAGAATCCGAACTGCGCCGCCGCGAGGTGATCGGCGAGATTTGA
- a CDS encoding peptidyl-alpha-hydroxyglycine alpha-amidating lyase family protein: MPTILGTGEHRYRVVENFAKLPDGWSLTDVASVAVDSKDRVYVFNRGEHPMVVLDREGNFLRSWGEGLFSRAHGLHIDADDHLYCTDDGDHTVRKCSSDGKVLLTIGIPSKPAPFMSGEPFHRCTHTALSPTGEIYVSDGYGNACVHKYTPDGKLIKTWGEPGTDPGQFNIVHNIATDADGWVYVADRENHRVQVFDGNGRYETQWNNLHRPCALCCCGGGKQPNFVIGELGPDMAVNRKVPNLGPRLSIVDHKGNRIARLGGEHGPGVETGKFLAPHGIALDSRGDIYVGEVGVTDWKTSFPDTEMLAAVRVTRCLQKLERVTA; this comes from the coding sequence ATGCCAACCATCCTCGGCACCGGCGAGCATCGCTACCGCGTCGTTGAGAATTTCGCGAAACTGCCCGACGGCTGGAGCCTGACGGATGTCGCCTCCGTCGCGGTCGACAGCAAGGACCGCGTCTATGTCTTCAACCGCGGCGAACACCCGATGGTGGTGCTCGACCGCGAGGGGAATTTTCTCAGGAGCTGGGGCGAAGGCCTGTTCTCGCGCGCCCACGGCCTGCACATCGATGCCGACGACCATCTCTATTGCACCGACGACGGCGACCACACCGTGCGCAAGTGCTCGAGCGACGGCAAGGTGCTGCTGACGATCGGCATCCCGAGCAAGCCGGCGCCGTTCATGAGCGGCGAGCCGTTCCATCGCTGCACCCATACCGCGCTGTCGCCGACGGGCGAGATTTATGTCTCCGACGGGTACGGCAATGCCTGCGTCCATAAATACACGCCTGACGGAAAACTCATCAAAACCTGGGGCGAGCCCGGCACCGATCCCGGCCAGTTCAACATCGTGCACAACATCGCGACCGACGCCGACGGCTGGGTCTACGTCGCCGATCGCGAGAACCACCGCGTCCAGGTGTTCGACGGCAACGGCAGATACGAGACGCAGTGGAACAATCTGCACCGGCCTTGCGCGCTGTGTTGCTGCGGCGGCGGCAAGCAGCCCAACTTCGTGATCGGCGAGCTCGGCCCCGACATGGCGGTCAATCGCAAGGTGCCCAATCTCGGCCCGCGGCTGTCGATCGTAGACCACAAGGGCAACCGCATCGCCCGGCTCGGCGGCGAGCACGGCCCGGGCGTGGAGACCGGAAAATTCCTGGCGCCGCACGGCATCGCACTGGATTCACGCGGCGACATCTATGTCGGCGAAGTCGGCGTCACCGACTGGAAGACCAGCTTTCCGGACACCGAGATGCTGGCCGCCGTGCGCGTGACGCGGTGCTTGCAGAAGCTGGAACGGGTGACGGCGTAG
- a CDS encoding tetratricopeptide repeat protein produces the protein MKPRASAGAIVSLISLPVAMLFAWPAVAQKPKPKESYPRNVELCSGRERAPLDARIGGCTALIDAAQDMTTTGLAIAYNNRGNAYAAQGDYDRAIQDFDRSIELNPTYTKPFNNRGVAYFRKHEYELATAAFDQAIKLNPNYGQAFANRAEAYLKTNDYAHAAQDYDQAIRLEPNLEGLWNGRCWSRAILGALQAALEDCNKALQSGSANAATYDSRGLIYLKTGQFGAAIDDYSAALRIDPKLASALYGRGLAKLKQGDKAGGDGDISAAKAIQGSIGDDFARYGVQ, from the coding sequence ATGAAACCTCGTGCAAGCGCCGGCGCAATTGTCAGCCTGATATCGCTTCCCGTTGCGATGCTCTTCGCCTGGCCGGCGGTCGCGCAGAAGCCGAAGCCAAAGGAGAGCTATCCGCGGAATGTCGAATTGTGCAGCGGCCGCGAACGTGCGCCGCTCGACGCGCGCATTGGCGGATGCACGGCGCTGATCGATGCGGCGCAGGACATGACGACGACTGGTCTGGCGATCGCCTACAACAACCGCGGCAACGCCTATGCCGCCCAGGGAGATTACGACCGCGCCATCCAGGATTTCGATCGGTCCATCGAGCTCAATCCGACCTACACCAAGCCGTTCAACAACCGCGGCGTGGCCTATTTCAGGAAACACGAATACGAGCTTGCGACTGCGGCTTTCGATCAGGCGATCAAGCTCAACCCGAACTACGGCCAGGCCTTCGCCAATCGCGCGGAAGCCTACCTGAAGACGAATGACTATGCCCATGCAGCGCAGGATTATGATCAGGCCATTCGCCTCGAGCCGAATCTCGAAGGCCTATGGAACGGACGCTGCTGGAGCCGGGCCATTCTCGGCGCGTTGCAGGCGGCGCTGGAGGATTGCAACAAGGCCCTTCAATCAGGTTCGGCCAATGCCGCGACTTACGACTCGCGCGGCCTGATCTATCTGAAGACGGGCCAGTTCGGCGCGGCGATCGACGATTACAGCGCCGCTCTCCGGATCGACCCGAAGCTCGCAAGCGCGCTCTATGGACGCGGATTGGCGAAGCTGAAACAGGGCGACAAGGCCGGCGGCGATGGCGATATCTCGGCGGCCAAGGCGATCCAGGGCAGCATCGGCGACGATTTTGCACGCTACGGCGTGCAATAG
- a CDS encoding DUF2855 family protein, whose product MNSTDFIVIRNDLQQCKVIETGLPDAAALPADALLVKVTRFAFTANNITYAVIGEQLKYWHLFPAPDGYGIIPVWGFGEVLASKHPNVAVGETLFGYFPMATHLVIEAADVSKRGLRDGAAHRQEVSPVYNAYARVSGDPTYAGRQGDFRALMLPLFMLSFLVDDFLAENEFYGARRVILSSASSKTAFGLAHLLHKRGIRVIGLTSKGNVDFVSSLGCYDEVVTYDQVTAIPPAEPIAYVDMAGNSALRETLHRHFGAQMVYSGRVGLTHRANEPDEPTLPGAKPVWFFAPDQIRKRAKEWGPGGIDQRFGAAWTELVPHLPDWLEVVERRGPAAVREAYLDTLQGRVPPDQGLILSLAE is encoded by the coding sequence ATGAACTCCACCGACTTCATCGTCATCCGCAATGACCTGCAGCAGTGCAAGGTGATTGAGACAGGGCTGCCCGATGCCGCGGCGCTGCCGGCCGACGCGCTGCTGGTGAAGGTGACCCGCTTCGCGTTCACCGCCAACAACATCACCTACGCCGTGATCGGCGAGCAGCTGAAATACTGGCATCTGTTCCCGGCGCCTGACGGCTACGGCATCATTCCGGTGTGGGGCTTTGGCGAGGTGCTGGCCTCGAAGCATCCAAACGTCGCGGTCGGCGAAACGCTGTTCGGCTATTTCCCGATGGCGACCCATCTTGTCATCGAGGCCGCCGACGTCAGCAAGCGCGGCCTGCGCGATGGCGCCGCGCACCGGCAGGAGGTCTCGCCGGTCTATAACGCCTATGCCCGGGTCTCCGGCGATCCGACCTATGCCGGCCGCCAGGGCGATTTCCGTGCGTTGATGCTGCCCTTGTTCATGCTGTCGTTCCTGGTCGACGACTTCCTGGCCGAGAACGAATTCTACGGCGCGCGCCGCGTCATCCTGTCGTCGGCCTCGAGCAAGACCGCGTTTGGCCTCGCCCATCTGCTGCACAAAAGGGGCATCCGGGTGATCGGGCTCACCTCCAAGGGCAATGTCGATTTCGTCAGCTCGCTCGGCTGCTATGACGAGGTCGTCACCTATGACCAGGTCACCGCGATCCCGCCGGCCGAGCCGATCGCCTATGTCGACATGGCCGGCAACAGCGCGCTGCGCGAGACCCTGCACCGGCACTTCGGCGCACAGATGGTCTATTCCGGCCGGGTCGGACTGACGCATCGCGCCAACGAGCCGGACGAGCCGACGCTGCCCGGCGCCAAGCCGGTGTGGTTCTTCGCGCCCGACCAGATCCGCAAGCGCGCCAAGGAATGGGGCCCGGGCGGCATCGACCAGCGCTTTGGCGCCGCCTGGACCGAGCTCGTGCCACATCTGCCCGATTGGCTCGAGGTGGTCGAGCGACGCGGCCCGGCCGCGGTGCGCGAGGCCTATCTCGATACCCTGCAGGGCCGCGTCCCGCCCGATCAAGGCTTGATCCTGTCGTTGGCCGAATAG